GGTTACGAACCCAAGACAGGCATCCGCGACGGCCTCCAGCAATTTGTTGACTGGTTCGCTACACTCAAAGAACCGGTCCGGATATAGCAGTCTGTGGCCTCCCCATTGCCTCCTAATGCTTGATTTCTGACCACACTGGACCGGCTACGCCTCGGATTTAGGCACGCCCGGGACACTTCTTCAAGTAGCCACTTCGTCACTATTTAATTTACATCAATAAATTCAGAGTGTTATAGACATCAGGGGGCTATCGAACTGTTGGTACCGGTTTTGTAACAGAGCCTGAACCAACGTGCCTGAAGGAGGCAAAAGGGAAACACATGAAGAACAGAAACACATTCCTAACGATCCTGACCGCCGCGTGCCTGTCGCTCGCGGCTACCGTGCATGCCCAGGAGACAAAATCTCATAGCGACGCAATGGCCGCCGCCGGCCACACTCAGCACAGCGCATCGGTATCTGGAGGCGAAGGCCTTGGGGGCTTTACCTTTACCGGATATGTCGATGCCCTCGCCGCTTATTCGACGGCTAGCCCCAACTTTCGTGGCGGCACCCGAATTGGGAACCCGCTGCTGGCAGGTTCGTCAGGTGGGCTCAACCTGATGAGCCCTACAGGGCTTCGTCCATGCCGTGCTAACACTAGTACCTGTCGTGACAACGACCTGACATTCCTGGCGGGTGAAGTCCTCCTGCAGATGCAGAAAGACTTTGGTGGCAAGGGCATCGCCGCAGCGACATTGTCCTTCGCGGAAGCCGGATCCGGAACCGCTGGGCCCAATGAAACCGGTAGCACGGCCTTTGCTCTGACTGTCGAAGAGGCATATGCCGGTATCAATATCGCGGAGAACCTGAACTTCTACATGGGCCGGTACATCGCACCCATCGGAATCGAATCGGTATGGTCCAATGCCCGGAAAAACATCACCATGTCGAACCTGTTCGCCGGTTCCCTGCCATTCTACTACACCGGCGCCATGCTGGCCTACGAGCCTGAGTCCGGGCCGTTCTTCAAGGCGATGATCTTCAACGACGCCCTCGGCACCAACGATGATGGTGGAGTCGACAAAGGGTTCAGCTTTCTTGCCGGCATTACCCAGGAGAATATGTACGCCGGTCTGACCTGGGTGGCGAGTCCATCCACGCAGGCGGGAACCCGGAAGACCGACTGGTGGCATCTGTTCAACCTGGATCTCACCTTCACGGCCGACAAGGCATCCATCGCATTCGAGACGGTTTATTCGCGCAACTTTGTATCCGGATCTGACCAGCAGTGGATCGGTGCGATGGCAATCGTTGGATTCAAAGCTACAGATGCAGTCGAAGTCGGTCTGCGAGCCGAGTATAATTACCTGGATCCGGAGTTTGCTGCTGCAGTTGGCGTGGATCCGGCCACTTTTGGTGGTGCCCCGCTGGGATCATTCAAGGGTATGGGGCTTTCGCCATTCGTGATCTACACGGTAACGGACGGCCTCTTCGTCCGCGGTGAATACCGCTATGACGTCGAAAACCCGTTTGGGGGCAGCAAGAAGGGTGCGGAATACGGTCACGCGCATCTTCTTGGCCTGAACCTGAACGCCACGTTCTAGCCTGACCTTTACGGCCAAAACGAAACCCCGCCCGGCAACCCGGGCGGGGTTTCTGTTTTCGACACATCGTTCAGATGGTTTTCAGGAAATCCTCGAGCTGGCGGCGCATCGAGCATGCGGGCAACTGCATCCTGTCCCCATGCCCCGGCAGTACCCATTCAAAGGAATAGTCCAGCAGTTTCTTCAGCGACCGTTTCTGCTCGGCCCAGGAATACCAGGCGACGCCGGGCGATGCTCCAAGACCATTGCGTTCACGGCTCCACCAGAGATGATCGCCGGAAAACAGGTATTTGCCGTCAACCAGCAGTGCGAGATGCCCTTTGCTGTGCCCCGGCACCGGAATGGCCACAAATCCCGGGGCCAGATCAACGTCGGCAGTTCCTTCCAGCACCCGCTCGGCGTCCGGCTGGGCTGAAAGATCATCATGATGGATGGTGCGCTCCGCTCCGAACTGACGTGCGTATTTCCCGGCATCGGCCACATCGTCACGATGGGTCAGGAAGATGTGACGCACACCACCCGCCTCCTCAAACTTTTTGACCAGATGGGGAACAAACCGCGGCGCGTCCACCAGCCAGTTTCCCCTTGGGTGCTGGATGAAATAGCTGCTGCCACCAAACGAATCTTTTGAAGTAAATCCGCAGTAAGACACCGGTCCATCAATGGGGAGCGGGAAATCCCCGATCACCTCGCGGGATTTGTTCTTGCCCAGTGTGCCAATGGAACCTGTCGGACAGGCCAGCATGGCCCGCGTGGCAGCGCGGGTGTCCGTTTCCCGCGACGGCTGCATGCATACGAAGGAATGGTCAGCCACCTCGTCAAAGGTTTCCGGTGCAAGCTGCCGGCAGGTGTCGCAGTTGATGCAGGTCGAGTCTACGAAAAAGTCGCCGGGGATATTCTCCGCCACGGCCCTGGCGCGGCTGGCCATGGTTTCCTAGCCCCCGCTGCCTTGACCGCCACCTGCCCCCTTCACGACGAACTCGGTGAACGCGACACGGGCATCCCCGGTCCACAACTCCATCTGGTAACGGCCGGGCCCCTGTATCCCGAACTGCCGGGGAGTCAGCTTCGGCCCCGCTATGCACACAACAGAACGGTTTGGGTCCACATCAATGGTCGTGGAGTTGATTTCTTCCCTTGCTGTCTGTCCATCGGGCCCGCTGATCACCGCGAGATAAAGCTTGTGAACCTCGCTGCTCCCGAACGGGGAAGGACGCCGAATTGCCATGCTCATGGGTTCATCAATGGCGAATTCGCTGCGCACATTATCCAGTTCGCACATGGGATTCCGGAATGTCCCGAATTCAATCACGACACGGGAATCCACGGCCGGTCTGGAACACGAAGGAAACACCAGCCCCGCCAGCACCAGTAACCAGTATCTTTTCACCGCGGCACCTTCACTTTTCCCGTTTCGATACCCTTCAACATGCCGCAAGCGGCCGAAATATCCCGCCCCCTCGGCGTCCGGACACGGGCGTTCATGTGATGGGCGATCAGGTAGTTCTGGAACTCCTGAACCTGTGCCGGTTCTGGCGTTTCAAGATCGGGACCAGGAAAAGGATTCCACGGCAACAGGTTGATCTTGCATGGAATATCTGCGAGCAGCGCGGCGAGCCGCCTGGCATCGTCAAGTGTGTCATTCAGTCCCTTAAGCATGACGTATTCTATCGTGATCTTCCGGCGGCCATCGAGCGGCACTTCGCGGAGCGCCTCGATCAGCCTAGCGATCGGCCATTTCCG
The sequence above is drawn from the Deltaproteobacteria bacterium genome and encodes:
- a CDS encoding outer membrane beta-barrel protein; amino-acid sequence: MKNRNTFLTILTAACLSLAATVHAQETKSHSDAMAAAGHTQHSASVSGGEGLGGFTFTGYVDALAAYSTASPNFRGGTRIGNPLLAGSSGGLNLMSPTGLRPCRANTSTCRDNDLTFLAGEVLLQMQKDFGGKGIAAATLSFAEAGSGTAGPNETGSTAFALTVEEAYAGINIAENLNFYMGRYIAPIGIESVWSNARKNITMSNLFAGSLPFYYTGAMLAYEPESGPFFKAMIFNDALGTNDDGGVDKGFSFLAGITQENMYAGLTWVASPSTQAGTRKTDWWHLFNLDLTFTADKASIAFETVYSRNFVSGSDQQWIGAMAIVGFKATDAVEVGLRAEYNYLDPEFAAAVGVDPATFGGAPLGSFKGMGLSPFVIYTVTDGLFVRGEYRYDVENPFGGSKKGAEYGHAHLLGLNLNATF
- a CDS encoding MBL fold metallo-hydrolase, translated to MASRARAVAENIPGDFFVDSTCINCDTCRQLAPETFDEVADHSFVCMQPSRETDTRAATRAMLACPTGSIGTLGKNKSREVIGDFPLPIDGPVSYCGFTSKDSFGGSSYFIQHPRGNWLVDAPRFVPHLVKKFEEAGGVRHIFLTHRDDVADAGKYARQFGAERTIHHDDLSAQPDAERVLEGTADVDLAPGFVAIPVPGHSKGHLALLVDGKYLFSGDHLWWSRERNGLGASPGVAWYSWAEQKRSLKKLLDYSFEWVLPGHGDRMQLPACSMRRQLEDFLKTI